The uncultured Trichococcus sp. DNA window TCGTCCGCCGCGATGCCGTCGCCGTTGTCGGTGACCTGCACTTTCCTTAATCCTGCCTCTTCGATGAAGACATCGATCTGCGTACTGTTTGCATCGATCGCATTCTCCACCAATTCCTTAACGACCGATGCCGGGCGTTCGATCACTTCCCCGGCAGCGATCTGGTTCGTCAATATTTGGGAAAGTTCCCTGATTTTGGCCATCATTTCCACCTACTTTTTTTGCGATTTCAGCAACTTTTTCCAACCGTCTATCATCAGCATGGCTTGCATCGGTGTGCAATCCTCCAGCGCCAAGTCAGATAATTCATCCAGTACGTGCTTCTCGTTCGGAAGCATCGCGTTTTCCTGGAACAGCGCCAATTGTTCGACCGTGTCATCGGGAACAGGCACGCCCGAACCAGCATGCAGCACGTGCTGTTCATTCAATGAATTGAGGATGACCTGCGCCTCGGCGATCAACTCATGCGGCATTCCGGCCAATTTGGCCACATGCAGGCCATAGCTTTTGTCTGCAGGCCCCTGCATCAGTTTATGCAGAAAAACCAATTCTCCGTCTTTTTCGATTGCTCCTACATGAACATTCTTCGTCCCCGCCAAATCGTCTTCGAGTTGGGTCAATTCATGGTAATGCGTCGAAAACAGCGTCTTGCCTTTGATTGTGCGATCGATGTAACGCAGAATCGCTTCGGCCAAGGCCATGCCGTCATACGTTGCTGTGCCTCTGCCGATTTCGTCGAATAAGATCAGACTCTTGTCGGTGGCGAATCGCAGCGCTTGGTTCGTTTCGACCATTTCGACCATGAACGTGCTCTGACCGGAATAGAGGTCATCAGCCGCGCCTATGCGGGTAAATATTTGGTCAAAGATAGGCAAATGGGCTTTCTCGGCCGGCACAAAACAACCCATCTGGGCCAGAATGACAATCAGCGCAACCTGACGCATGTAAGTGCTCTTGCCTGACATGTTCGGCCCGGTAATCAGCAGGATGTGGTTGTCCTTATCCATGGAAATGCTGTTTGGCACAAATTTATCTTTGCCGATAACGCGTTCTACAACCGGATGGCGCCCTTCCTTGATGAACAGATTGCGGTCACTGTTGCTCAATTCGGGTTTGGAGAAGTGATAAGCTTCGCTGACGTGGGCGAACGACTGCAGAACATCGATCTCCGCCACCAGTTTGGCAAGTGCCTGCAACTGTCGGCTGTATCCTTTGATTTCTTCCCGTAAAGCGACAAACAGCTCATGCTCCAATTGGACTGATTTTTCCTCAGCTTCCAAAATGAGCGTCTCTTTCTCCTTCAATGCAGGCGTGACGAAACGTTCCGCATTGGCGAGCGTCTGCTTGCGCTCGTAAGTCCCTTCAGGCAGCGCAGAGAGGTTTGCCTTTGTCACTTCTATGTAATAGCCAAAAATGCGGTTGTAGCCGATTTTCAACGTTTTGATACCGGTCTTTTCTCTTTCCTCTTTTTGCAGCATCGCAATCCACAGTTTCCCGTTGTTCATCGCATCGCGGTAGCGATCCAAATGCTCATTGTAACCGTCGCGGATGATGTTGCCTTCGGTGATTTGGATCGGCGGATTGTCCGTGATCGCCCGCTCGATCAGATCGATGACTTCTGGATAAGCTTCCAATTGGTCGATGACAGCCTGCCAAACATCCGGTTCGTCGATTGCAGCGATGGCTTGGACCAATCCCGGGATCTGCTGCAGAGAGGTTTTCAGCTGGATCAGATCGCGGCCGTTGACATTGCCGAGCGATACTCTGGCGACCAAACGTTCCAGATCATAAACC harbors:
- the mutS gene encoding DNA mismatch repair protein MutS; translation: MPQKTKNTPMMEQYLSIKEQYPDAFLFYRLGDFYELFHDDAMKAAKLLEITLTSRNKNADEPIPMCGVPFHAAADYIRRLVEMGHKVAVCEQMEDAKLTKGMVRREVVRVITPGTFLNENGSESKTNNYLASVIQNEAGGYALGYVDIGTGELKVSLLSNEDAVFNELQTLPFKEIVLDTNTADGLTEKLEKHFGILVSIQEKLVPETDFRDLVAELPQQSEKDVLILLLSYLSDTQKRSLSHLQKAVAYQTDAYLKMDTYARRNLELSASIRTQQKKGSLLWTLDETKTAMGGRMLKQWLEKPLINLSDILERQRKVESLVNHYFERMDINDALTSVYDLERLVARVSLGNVNGRDLIQLKTSLQQIPGLVQAIAAIDEPDVWQAVIDQLEAYPEVIDLIERAITDNPPIQITEGNIIRDGYNEHLDRYRDAMNNGKLWIAMLQKEEREKTGIKTLKIGYNRIFGYYIEVTKANLSALPEGTYERKQTLANAERFVTPALKEKETLILEAEEKSVQLEHELFVALREEIKGYSRQLQALAKLVAEIDVLQSFAHVSEAYHFSKPELSNSDRNLFIKEGRHPVVERVIGKDKFVPNSISMDKDNHILLITGPNMSGKSTYMRQVALIVILAQMGCFVPAEKAHLPIFDQIFTRIGAADDLYSGQSTFMVEMVETNQALRFATDKSLILFDEIGRGTATYDGMALAEAILRYIDRTIKGKTLFSTHYHELTQLEDDLAGTKNVHVGAIEKDGELVFLHKLMQGPADKSYGLHVAKLAGMPHELIAEAQVILNSLNEQHVLHAGSGVPVPDDTVEQLALFQENAMLPNEKHVLDELSDLALEDCTPMQAMLMIDGWKKLLKSQKK